Below is a genomic region from Vicia villosa cultivar HV-30 ecotype Madison, WI unplaced genomic scaffold, Vvil1.0 ctg.001291F_1_1, whole genome shotgun sequence.
TTCCAATGGCGGATGCTTGCAGGTAACGACAATTTATGATTCACGCATTAGGCAGGCTCGTAATTTTTATTTACCAAAGTTTATGTTcagaaattaatatttttttcgaTTTCTTCTTTCTCAGGCCATTCTTCCTCCTGATTTCGAAGAATATCAAAGGCTGAGGTGCCGAGTTTCTTTTCAAGCTCTTCAGTTCCGACAGGAAGTCCAAGAACTGTCCGCTAAGATTTTGCAGAGGCAAGAAAAACTTAATTCTCGTGGCTTTTTCTGTCTGTTTTTTCGTCTCTTTCAtagtcttttcctgttctttttgtttCTGAATATTTCCCGATATAATTATAGGTTACGAGCTCCCAGTCGTCCGTTCATTGCCTTTGATCCTGGCATGACGAGAGAGTCTTTAGCTTATCATGGTTGTGCTGAACTATTCCAGGTATATAAATCAATCTTATAACAAATGGGCCCTTAACCTCGAGCTTTTTCGTATTTGAACTTTGATGACGACCTTTAATTCTTTGCTAGGATGTACATAATGAACTCATTCAACACAAGAGATCTTGGATGATAAAACGCGGGATTGTCAAAGGGAAGCTTTTAGTCAACTCGGCCGAAGCAAGATTGAACGGATCGTGTCCTTTAATGCCGGAAGAGGTGAGAGAATATGTTTAAACTTTTGACCTGACTAATTTTTCAGGGTCAATGAATTGGTCGGAACGACTCTTCAAACTTCGGTAATTAACCGCCGTTGCAATATATCCTAGTTGTACATATCGGtcctgtttggataaacaacttaattaagagTATTAGACACGGATAGCATAAATGCTTATTATATTAGTCGTTACGTATAAAAGTTGTTTTCATAATTCTGATCTTTTGTAGATCGGTATTCTTCTACGTGCCTATGGATACACGAAGGATGCGATTATATATGTATCGGGAGGAGAAGTCTTTGGTGGTCAAAGAACATTGATTCCTCTTCACGCGATGTTTGAAAACGTTGTTGATAGAACATCTCTTAGTACACCTTGGGAGATGATTCGAATCTACGGACAAGAGGTTAACCTCGTTAATCCTCCTCCAAGCCCACCGCCTTTCGAAGAAGTTAAAAAGCGTGCAGCTTGGAAGAACGCAGGTCCACGTCCTCGTCCGCTTCCTCCCCCTCCAGCAAAGCCGAAATCGTATAACATAGAGGGTTGGTGGGGTTGGGTAGCCGAGAGTGATAACGAACCGGATAGTACTGTTATGGAACTGAGGACCAATGCTCATAAGTTACTATGGGAAGCTATTGATTATGTGGTTTGTGTTGAAGCCGATGTGTTCATCCCTGGATTTGATCGTGATGGGAAGGGGCATTCGAATTTCGCTAGCTTGGTGATGGGGCATAGGCTATATCAGTCGGCTGCGTCAAAGACTTTTCGACCCGACaggtaaataactatcttgatctTGATCGATGTTTCTATGTATTATGAGTTCAATTTGTTATTTTAAAACATTGCAATCATTTTTCTGCCGATGCAGAAAAGAAGCTGCCAAATTTGTAGACGAGATTCGCGACCACATGTATCAAGCGAATCGTACATGGCTAAGATCGGTTCGAAGGCATTTGAGAAAAACATTACTTGACGGAATAATCGAAGCATCGAGTAAATCAAAACCGTTGTCCTTTCTCTCTCATCCAATCCCCGAATGTTCTTGTTTGCGGCATGACTCCTCTGAAGTATCGAAGAATTCTTCTAGTCCTTTATCTTCGCAAGTATGGAAAACTCTTGGTGTTTCTCACAAGTGTCCTGCATGGATGGACACGACTAGTCCGGTTTCTCAATCAAAAGATAAGGAAAACGAAGATGACGGCGATGACGATGATTCTGTATCTGGTTTATTCTTTAAACAAAGTGGTGGAAATAATGAAGGCGAAGGAGGTGAAGTTAATACTAAAGACGAAAATCAATTCGAGGATCAAGAAGAACTCGAGGGCGGTGAAAGGTGATATCCTAGATATGCGTTGAAGGTTCATCTGACGATTGAAAATGGATTCAAATTCTCCGGACTCATGTACATAATTGGTTGTTTCTTCAAACTTCCGCAAACCGGATTTAGTTGAGGAAAGGAGAAAAAAACTTGCTCAGgaacatggttttaaattgcgctGCAAATTTTTACATTGCGGCAAATGGCGATAACGTTTGACTGATGCAGAGGGCACAATTCCTGTTAccgaccgcaatttaaaaccttgCAGAATATATAACATAGGTGTTTACTCTACATGCTAATTTGTTGACAAGATATCAATTTTGGTGTTACTTTGGATGATCCTCCTAGTTAATATTAGGTTTAAGTTCAGTTTGGATATTGGGTGTATTTTATTGATGTAGCACTGAGAACTTAACTCCATTTTTGTATCTGATATGAGTAGTAATTCAAATTTACTCATATTCATATTTTTCGTTGTGACCATAGATTCTTCCATACATACTTGTGTTATAAATTGCAAATAAGTTATTTATCCAAACAGAGCCTTACTGCGTATGTTTGAATGGATACACCTTCATGTAGCTTCAATGTGAAAGCTTATTTTCACATGTGTCCATTTCTAAACAGATTTGAGACAAATAACCTTCATGACAAGTTTTAGTAACttctgaaaaattaaaaaaaaaaaaaatttgaagtgtgATGAAAAACGATTTTtactcaaacaaacaaaaaacagtTTTTGCTTAAAAGAAAAATCTTTATAGATTATTATATCTCATAATcacttgttttttaattttaaacaaacaTCATGGACAGATATTATAACAAGATAATATAACAATTatagattttcataaattttCCCAAAATACTTACACAAATGATGGTCTCATAACTCCATATAAGTTGTAAATAAGCTCTTTTATAAGCTTATTTCAAACTGTCATTGTTGAATCATGAAATATACATTTTATCTAGATCTAGCCAGCATGGCAAAAATAACCTGACCTACCCAATCTCAATTTTCCTCACAGctcaacaaaaaaataataacatgaGAAGAATCACTAGCTAGCTTCTCGTCTGAACCTCTTTGGACTTTGTTCAGAATCCTCACTGAAGTAATCACATGTCATTGCTTGATTGCTCATATACTGATTTTCATGACcctgaaacaaaaaaaaatatatttatggtaAGATGATGATTCAGGAGAAACGAAACAATATGAGGCCTTGCTAAGGTGCTTCCTTAGAATCAGAATCATAGTCGTCTCAAATTTTTAGAGGTTCTGTATAGGTTAACTGCAGTTTAATTGTGACAAAACAACCATGACAGTATTTAATGAGGTCCAATTTAACCACGgtttaaaaattactaattttagACCCTGTGCAGTAGTTCTCCTTCCAAGCCCACAAAGACGGCCATGTTTAGAATCAATAGTTTAAAACTGGACCGAAGTTTGAACCGGTCAGACTTCAAGTCATGGTTTAATTGGTTCAATCAGTTTAACTGTGATTGAACCGGATAAATAGCTTAATTAGTTGTTTATTATGAGTGTGATAAGCACATAAGTTCAATAAGCTATTAGTATTTGTATATGGATAAGCTAACCTTTGAGCCATATTGGCAAGGGGCTGACCCAGTATTTGCTCGTCTACCAACATCAATTTGCACCGAAACACTGGTCTGCAACAAATCTACACCCGAAGATTGCAGCGCTTGGGTGAGAGTACCTAATATTCTGTTTAAACAGACAAAACAACCAGTCAACATCCAATTATGGCATGAATAATATGTGCTCATACAGATTCTTGACTTGAAAAGTTAATTTTCCGAAAAACGTCTTCTTGCACAGCTTATTTTGTAATTTGTATGAAATAGTAGgaatgttaaaagaaaacaatGTCAAGTTGTCAACAGCGACAAGATGATTCAGGACATATGATTTGAATGTGGAAAGGAAAATTTTGGCGTATTTTCGGTAGAAGAACTTTTCTGACAGATTTCAACAATGAATTTCTTACATCAATAATACATACCGCTATATCAGATAGCAGTGTGGAGTGACAAACCACATAACCCCTATAAGGGTAGCAGGATAGCAGCTATAGTGAGGACTAGAAaacaatatacaaacaaaacaaaataagtaCTGAAAAATAGCAAAATACACACAATTAAAGGAGTAATCATACTTAATAGTCAATAATTAAAGGGGTAACAAAATTTTAGTTGTTAATGTCTTTCAAAGAATTCCACTGCCAAGCCATTTCAAGCTTTTATCACCAGTAAGCATAAAATAACCTTTACTCTTGGAGGTTGGTGGTTCAGATGAGGATGTCATTGTTCTCGCACATGAAGCAAGTATAGAATAAAAAGAAGTCGTGAAGAATAACAAAATGTATGTCACTTAAAACTATAATGAAAAGACCAATATACTCTTAAAAAAACAGAACAGTTAAAAATATTGGATCTTAGATGGAATTTGCAAATTAAACCCTAATTGCAGACAAGCAGGAGCAATTGGATTGTGATAATGTGATAACGGCACGATTTGTGGCAGGGACTGCTGCACCTGTGAGCGTCACCAAGGACCATGCTGCGATTGACAGCATAGACATATGATATCCAATGTAGCCAATCGCAAATCACCAAAAATTGCGATTTATTCAAATTTCACAATGCTACAATGCTCTAACATAGTTAACATAGAGGCTCTAAAGTTATAAAAGAAATTCACCTTTGAGAGTAGGCACTTGAGATGCTATCTGACTCTGACCCACTATCAATTTTCAGCTCCTCTTCTTCCTTCAATGTATTATCTGGAACAACGTAGTCGTCCTTGTTTGGTTTGCTTAGCCATACTTGAGGCTGGAGATTCGAAGCCATGCCAGCATTAGATACAGGCAACTCCAGCATCTGTTGAGTCACCATACCACTGCTAACAACCGGATCAAACATGTCCAATCGCATTTGCATTGTCAAGGGAACTGTTTCTCCGGATGAACCAGGGGTGCAACCCTTCTGAATAGTTGTGGAGGGGTCAGGTTCTATTGGGTTCTGTACGTTTTTAGGCAATGACAGAGAGACGTTGTTAGGTGTTTCATGAATAGACCCATTTTGAATAGCTCGAGAAGGATCTATAGTATTTTCGGCAGGTCCGTGATGATTTCTCTGAAAAAAAGGTTGAACACAATAAAATTTAACTGAAGAGCCACTGTTATTATTTAAAGGCTTTACGTCACAACAAATCATTGTGAAAACTATATCATTGAGGTTGCCAAATtccataaaatgataaaaaatcttAAACATGAAAGGAATTAAATTCTAGAATGATAAATTTTATGGATATACGATAGAGTATATTGGCATGACAAGGACCATTTGTGCAAGCCTACTTAGTAGAAATAAGACTTGGAGGTTGGTGCTGTTTCTTTTGCGTTCAATATACATAAACTCTCCTACAATTACACAATTAGAAGTTCCAAAATGTTATACAACTTAAAAGTTCAAGCTTGAGTGTCATGTAAAGATCAAGTTTGTCAATAGCAAATCGTAGGAAATAGCAATCAGTTCAAATTCAAAATGCTAAAATACTATAGCACATCTATAACCGCTATCTGACAACACTATGTATTAAAGCGTGTATCACAGAATAATAGTTGTTTGTTAAATTTCTGCTACATAATAGTGCTACTATAGCCATTACTTGACAGCATTGTTTTAGATATGAAGTTTCATCACTCAAATTCAAACATTTTCTCATGTATTCCAAGAATTGTACAAATATATAAACAGGAGAAACAATATTGTCGAGAACCCTGAATGTTAGGGTCAAGGCTCAAGTTGAAATGGAGCTTATAGGAGCTTCTCTACTAAAATAAGCTTTACACTTACGTACAAACCCATATAAGCTTTGCTTACATATGTTTATGGATAAGTTAAATGAGTAATTCACTTTACAAGGTAGAGTAACTAATCTAAACCCATATGCAAATAAACCAAACATTGATATTCCAATACattctaattgttttttttttctttgaaaacTTAGTATCCAGCCTTAAGACCGACAATCTAAGGAGACCAATTCCACAGTCCACAAGCGAGGACTCATTTAAAGCCAGAGTAAAACTCTGTCTGGACCAAGGATTGTTAGCACCTAGCAAGATTTGAACCTCAGACCTTGAGAGGGGCACACTCTCTGGACCCAAGCCTTCACCAATAGACCACTTCATCAACATGCCAACATAACGTTCATAATTTGTTATGTATGTGCACATGGTATATTACATTGCTTTATTCATCAACAATTGCATTTATATACGTACCCATGCTTATATGTCATGCATTGGCAATCAAGGTAAAAAGATAAACACATACACACTATTCTAAATACTTTACCCATGGAATTAATTTGCTTGGCTCCTGACTCCATCCTTCATAAGATTGTTCATAAATTTGTAACTTTTCCTGTAGGAACTGAATGTATTCAATAACCTGgacataaaataaacaaaacaatctACAAAGTATCAGAACTTTAAATAGAACACTTTACATACAATACAAGAAGCAAATAATTGAATCAAGTACCTCCAACAAAAAAGAAGCTTTATCTCTTTTTTGATCATTTTGAGGTATAAGTTCTCTCAGAACCTGAAATCTGTCTCACAAATATATTTCTTCTCAAACTTCCAATCATTACTAAGGCTAAGGCTATGTTTGAATATTGTTAAATGAAAGGATCAGAGCGGAACGGAGTTGAATAGAATAAAGAtgtcattccattgtttggacaTTTCAGCTAtatgtttggatatcataaaATCATCGGAGTGGAAAGAAGTGCAATGGAGCGGAATGAAGATTCCATTCCatcattttgaaattttaggacAGAACAAACCAAGTTCTTCATTCTGCCCAAATCAGAAGTGAAGAAAtgtggtggtaagtgatggaacatgATGAAATATACACCACTCCATTCTGCTCATCTCCATTCGAttttaaatgattcaaacaatGAAACAACCTTTCATTCTATCTCATCCTGTTGTTCTgctccatccgattccatcaatccaaacaaaaccTTCACGATGGAATAAAGCAATTTTGTCATTCGGCTCAAATTggaggtaaaaaaaatgaaaaatgatgaAATGCATTCCATCAGATTTCGCTTCATTCCGTTCTGTTCCACTCAAACATAGCCTAAATtttaattaacctaaaatatTAACTCAAAatattcataacacaacaacttattaaaaaaaacattttttttttcaaaaaaaaaaaaactcgccTTTCGTTAATTTTGCTTCTTCTACGCTGCTCAGTCTCAGAATGCTTAGAACGATGAGGGTTCGCTCTTTTACCTCTACCAGTTTCATCCACCTTCACTGCCAATTTCATCATTTTGAGTTGAAATTCAATTGCAGAACATAATTAATAGGGAAAAATTGAAGAAATTTGAATGAATTGTGAAAccgtagagagagagagattgtaccattgctgttgttgttgttgatattgagAGCGGAAGAAGTGTTGACAGTATAGAGGTCTTGATCATCATCGTCCAACCGTTCTTCATCTTGATTGCCTTTACAAAACCTAGccattttcttcttttgatggaAAAAAATTTCTCGAGAAAATACAAAgtgagaaataaaataaagagtGAGCTTAGTAATGTGAGTACACACATGACACACCATAGTgcaactaattaaaaaaaaaaagaaaaattcccaaaagttatataaattttttgaattttttaaaatactaaaaatatattaattacgaTCATTCATTTATCATTTTATACGaaaaaaaactctttcaaaaaaaatgtatcTATTTTTTCTTATACTCGTATTTTTCTGAAACAATCTTTTTCCATCTCATATATATTCTCTGAAGTCCTGAATAGAATTTTATTGACTTTCGCTATGTTTTATTTAAGTAGGTTACAAATGAGTTTGACGAAATTGCATAAGATTTCAGTTAGTTTCTATTTTAATGTCTTGTCTTAGTCAAATTTATGGTATAGTTGAGTTCCTTATGAAATTTCTCATTCACTTTAGGTCAAAATTATATTGTCATGCATACACTtaaggctttgtttgcgagtttggaggggaatggagggaagagttttggaaaatatgaaggattgagtgaaaagaataaaaatattttgggtGGGAGGGTTTTGGAAGggttcaatttattaaaaaaacatttttttaattttttttcaaaaataaattaaaacttgtCTTTCGTTATTTATGCTTCTTCTACGTGGTTCCACCTAAGCTCAACCGGTCGTAGCTCAAAAGGAACATGGCTACTGTTGATTCTCTGTTTGACAGCATTAGG
It encodes:
- the LOC131634430 gene encoding O-fucosyltransferase 27-like translates to MKGETKMKSKMKWVGLIGIVLSAFSIFIHFLLARFTQLGVSDYQSSVTIFSWRPIFDQPDFSTNGGSYRRLWGQVKLFESLYPDSVPRGDYPEPGSQTNGFIFVRIQGGFHEIRNSICDVVVIARLLNATLAMPEIQSTTSSKGISSQFKSFAYLYNEDQFTVSLAKDVKIVRTLPKYLKGARRKKEIPVFKVPYSASPFYYLHHVLPILKKHSVVELVVSNGGCLQAILPPDFEEYQRLRCRVSFQALQFRQEVQELSAKILQRLRAPSRPFIAFDPGMTRESLAYHGCAELFQDVHNELIQHKRSWMIKRGIVKGKLLVNSAEARLNGSCPLMPEEIGILLRAYGYTKDAIIYVSGGEVFGGQRTLIPLHAMFENVVDRTSLSTPWEMIRIYGQEVNLVNPPPSPPPFEEVKKRAAWKNAGPRPRPLPPPPAKPKSYNIEGWWGWVAESDNEPDSTVMELRTNAHKLLWEAIDYVVCVEADVFIPGFDRDGKGHSNFASLVMGHRLYQSAASKTFRPDRKEAAKFVDEIRDHMYQANRTWLRSVRRHLRKTLLDGIIEASSKSKPLSFLSHPIPECSCLRHDSSEVSKNSSSPLSSQVWKTLGVSHKCPAWMDTTSPVSQSKDKENEDDGDDDDSVSGLFFKQSGGNNEGEGGEVNTKDENQFEDQEELEGGER
- the LOC131634431 gene encoding transcription factor BIM2-like encodes the protein MARFCKGNQDEERLDDDDQDLYTVNTSSALNINNNNSNVKVDETGRGKRANPHRSKHSETEQRRRSKINERFQVLRELIPQNDQKRDKASFLLEVIEYIQFLQEKLQIYEQSYEGWSQEPSKLIPWRNHHGPAENTIDPSRAIQNGSIHETPNNVSLSLPKNVQNPIEPDPSTTIQKGCTPGSSGETVPLTMQMRLDMFDPVVSSGMVTQQMLELPVSNAGMASNLQPQVWLSKPNKDDYVVPDNTLKEEEELKIDSGSESDSISSAYSQRILGTLTQALQSSGVDLLQTSVSVQIDVGRRANTGSAPCQYGSKGHENQYMSNQAMTCDYFSEDSEQSPKRFRREAS